From the genome of Penaeus chinensis breed Huanghai No. 1 chromosome 37, ASM1920278v2, whole genome shotgun sequence, one region includes:
- the LOC125045338 gene encoding uncharacterized protein LOC125045338 — translation MSSSITAAREGGCETAVKDRVKAALAKWRKVSAVMCDKKLPAKLKSKMYKTVIRPVLLYGAETWALRKKEESLLQRTEMRMLRWMLGICLRVQRKNEEVLAEAGVTSISSKIEEARLTWFGHVKRRLEEEGRQRERWLDCQMADMKKRNIENQWAQD, via the coding sequence ATGAGTTCAAGTATCACGGCAGCACGTGAAGGAGGATGTGAGACAGCAGTGAAAGACCGTGTGAAGGCAGCGTTGGCCAAGTGGCGAAAGGTTTCTGCCGTGATGTGCGACAAAAAGTTACCAGCCAAGCTGAAGTCGAAAATGTACAAAACTGTGATAAGACCTGTGTTATTGTACGGAGCAGAAACTTGGgccttaagaaagaaagaagagagcctGCTGCAGAGAACGGAAATGAGAATGCTAAGGTGGATGTTAGGAATCTGTCTAAGAGTGCAGAGAAAAAACGAAGAGGTGTTAGCTGAAGCAGGAGTCACAAGCATTAGTAGCAAGATCGAAGAGGCAAGACTCACATGGTTCGGCCATGTGAAGAGAAGGTTGGAGGAagaaggcagacaaagagagaggtggCTGGATTGTCAGATGGCCGACATGAAGAAAAGGAACATCGAAAATCAGTGGGCACAAGACTGA